The Bemisia tabaci chromosome 5, PGI_BMITA_v3 genome includes a window with the following:
- the LOC109037234 gene encoding uncharacterized protein yields MTTYELLILRAARNYRLIIESLFFSKKPRIKWPLMLLILFHHVLQITGAILFMIGSKASTHSIMAPATLARKMHGLIAPLSYIFFVLWWRQMDYLEETLQEVNEILLRAKFPLLGSLRATITAELESRHRSIILYMKAVSQLLVLLYFLPPVVALFFNPSSSRTLRLPMEMLDPLSLLGVSSNDVIGVLIYFSYFASYLVHNYTLYTGAAILIVTIDSLKTAFRVCGLCLETLGHGKSADWEQFVDAVKLHQRLYRLTAKMKNAVEPLLAMIITGTVIFNLLSGLAFAQVGLKNAYHFKLLF; encoded by the exons AAACCTCGAATAAAATGGCCATTGATGCTTTTAATCCTTTTCCACCATGTCCTGCAAATAACTGGGGCTATTCTATTTATGATTGGATCCAAGGCGAGCACGCATTCCATTATGGCACCTGCCACCCTTGCGCGGAAAATGCACGGCCTGATAGCTCCTTTAAGTTACATATTCTTTGTGCTTTGGTGGCGTCAGATGGACTATTTAGAGGAAACCCTCCAAGAGGTCAACGAAATTTTGCTTCGCGCCAAG TTCCCGCTCCTAGGTTCTTTGCGCGCTACTATCACTGCAGAATTGGAGTCCCGACATCGGTCAATCATCCTCTACATGAAGGCAGTCTCACAACTACTGGTTTTGTTATACTTTCTACCTCCCGTAGTCGCACTATTTTTCAACCCCTCATCATCACGAACGCTTCGTctaccaatggagatgttggaCCCACTCTCTCTCCTCGGAGTCAGCTCGAATGACGTCATTGGGGTACTCATTTACTTCAGTTATTTTGCCTCTTACTTAGTCCACAACTATACCCTATACACTGGAGCTGCGATTCTCATCGTCACTATTGATTCCCTGAAGACAGCGTTTCGCGTATGCGGGCTTTGCTTGGAGACCCTCGGTCATGGCAAATCTGCCGATTGGGAGCAATTTGTGGACGCTGTTAAGCTTCATCAACGCTTGTATAG attgacTGCAAAGATGAAGAACGCTGTTGAGCCATTACTTGCAATGATCATAACTGGCACTGTCATTTTTAATCTTCTTTCCGGATTGGCATTTGCTCAGGTAGGCCTTAAAAACGCATAtcatttcaaattattattctAA